The Melitaea cinxia chromosome 6, ilMelCinx1.1, whole genome shotgun sequence genome has a window encoding:
- the LOC123654417 gene encoding transmembrane protein 115 — MAALRVFSRNIPYLRQQFSALLGNTSPSVKFICVVVVIGYILSYSDDVVDVLSVTPGYLLPPSFQLWSTFTFWFLEIHLWEVIIDIVTVGLCGKLIEPLWGQMEMMKFFFLTNIGVAFLTTFYYLVIYSWTQDTSLLFDIHVHGLAGYLAAVSVAVKQIMPDHLLIKTPLGKLTNRSLPLLILIAAILLWAVGELEGTYPCMWGSGTLLSWIYLRFWQRHSSGTRGDMADNFSFDNFFPTVLQPVVRGIIGPIHRCCVRIGLCSPSPRRVHLALSPRGVTISMPGVEPQDMERRRQIALKALSERLSKTSEQTRQKNLSTKVNMEAVRKMQSPHVIPQFPAEEASQPTPQAEATLVDISTEPVPPTTKTS, encoded by the exons ATGGCTGCGCTCAGAGTATTTAGTCGTAATATACCGTATTTACGACAACAATTTTCAGCATTATTAGGAAACACTTCGCCATCAGTCAAATTTATTTGTGTTGTAGTTgtaataggctatattttatcgtATTCCGATGATGTTGTGGACGTTCTTAGTGTTACGCCAGGATATTTGTTGCCACCTTCTTTTCAATTGTGGTCCACTTTCACATTCTGGTTTCTTGAAATACATTTGTGGGAGGTGATCATTGACATTGTGACGGTTGGATTATGTGGAAAGCTAATAGAACCCCTATGGGGCCAAATGGAGATGATGAAGTTCTTTTTTCTAACAAACATTGGAGTTGCATTCTTGACGACATTCTACTATCTGGTAATATATTCATGGACTCAGGACACATCTTTGCTGTTCGATATACACGTACACGGCCTTGCCGGTTATCTGGCAGCCGTGAGCGTCGCTGTGAAGCAGATAATGCCAGATCACTTGTTAATTAAAACACCATTAG GTAAACTAACAAATAGATCATTGCCTCTACTAATTCTCATAGCGGCTATATTACTCTGGGCTGTGGGTGAGTTAGAAGGCACTTATCCCTGTATGTGGGGCAGTGGGACTCTGTTATCATGGATATATCTGAGATTCTGGCAACGTCACAGCAGTGGTACCAGAGGAGACATGGCCGACAATTTTAGTTTTGATAA TTTCTTCCCGACAGTACTGCAACCTGTAGTGCGCGGTATTATTGGTCCGATACATCGTTGCTGTGTCCGTATAGGACTGTGTTCTCCTAGTCCAAGACGGGTTCATCTCGCTCTAAGCCCCCGCGGCGTTACAATATCCATGCCAGGAGTTGAACCACAGGATATGGAGCGGCGACG ccaAATCGCACTGAAAGCATTAAGTGAGAGATTATCCAAGACTTCCGAACAGACCAGACAAAAGAACTTATCGACAAAGGTTAATATGGAAGCAGTAAGGAAAATGCAATCACCCCATGTTATACCTCAGTTCCCTGCTGAAGAAGCCAGTCAGCCAACACCACAAGCAGAAGCGACTCTAGTCGATATAAGCACAGAACCTGTACCCCCAACGACTAAAACGTCATGA